In Uranotaenia lowii strain MFRU-FL chromosome 2, ASM2978415v1, whole genome shotgun sequence, one genomic interval encodes:
- the LOC129743982 gene encoding calpain-C — translation MTSSYERIKAECKQKNVLWEDEDFPATQSSVFYHQTPPFTFQWKRPQEISQNPVFVNDSTAQFDIVPGKMGDRWFVSCLGVLYLSKGLFYRVVPADQNFEKPYYGVFRFRLWWCGEWLEVLVDDRLPTINGKLAFVQAQNSNSYWPGLLEKAYAKLHGSYEALKYGTLLDGLADLTGGITESISIKTDSNILIRPPLLYSLLDTTSIVTCTINNGTTTQIRNQTEPLPNGIHVGINYRLCSLDKAETVMGDTVQLVRLRNPLSQTLNKSATFNGDWSSFSNSWERVSMNERNRLIEQLDVGEFWMSFFDMTQTFTHLECVHLDSDTARDEPQLSDKNRRWLMRLYQGAWKRGVTAGGCRNNPDSFHINPQLQLFLSEKEDVIISVNQHSVLEPKVIGFTVYNLNNVQNINGCLSKNFFKKHKSLVNSQYTNSRQISHRCSLDAGRYLIMSTTFEPSEEASFSVRVLGSTIRLALLETQTMLLLDPFPLLNSNAKISMDSANNNVSAATSTAQYEPVFMQLADDQRTLNCFDLQELLEACLPNDYIRSCASLEVCRQVVCLMDKSNRGRINFNDFNKFMVNLKTWWGVFKMHTKEKSGILRAERFRDALYDVGFQLSTDIVSILILRYMRRDGTLRLSDFISAILHLTMAFELFKAKDTNQDGVISMGMTEFIKSVFMC, via the exons atgacttCTTCTTACGAGCGCATCAAAGCTGAATGCAAGCAGAAAAATGTCCTGTGGGAAGATGAAGATTTTCCGGCGACCCAATCGTCGGTGTTTTACCACCAGACTCCTCCCTTCACGTTCCAGTGGAAACGGCCGCAAGAGATCAGTCAAAATCCAGTATTCGTCAATGATTCAACGGCACAGTTCGACATTGTGCCAGGCAAAATGGGCGACCGATGGTTCGTCAGCTGTCTCGGGGTGCTGTATCTGTCCAAAGGGCTGTTCTATCGGGTCGTCCCGGCAGATCAGAACTTTGAAAAGCCATACTACGGAGTGTTCCGGTTTCGCCTTTGGTGGTGCGGAGAATGGTTAGAAGTCCTAGTCGATGACCGGTTACCAACCATCAACGGGAAATTGGCCTTTGTCCAGGCGCAGAACTCCAACTCATATTGGCCGGGGTTGCTGGAGAAGGCCTACGCAAA GTTACATGGATCTTACGAAGCACTGAAATACGGTACACTATTGGACGGTTTAGCGGACCTAACTGGAGGAATCACCGAGTCGATATCGATAAAAACAGACAGCAATATCCTGATTCGACCTCCTCTACTATACTCTCTACTGGATACTACCAGTATTGTCACCTGCACTATAAATAATGGAACCACGACGCAAATCAGGAATCAAACAGAACCACTCCCTAATGGTATTCATGTGGGGATCAACTACCGACTTTGTTCACTCGATAAG GCTGAAACCGTCATGGGTGACACGGTGCAATTGGTGCGGTTGCGAAATCCACTATCGCAAACCCTGAATAAATCCGCAACTTTCAACGGAGATTGGTCGTCGTTCTCCAACTCCTGGGAGCGGGTGTCCATGAACGAGCGCAATCGGCTGATCGAGCAGCTAGACGTTGGCGAGTTCTGGATGTCGTTCTTCGACATGACCCAAACGTTTACCCACCTAGAATGTGTACATCTGGATTCGGACACCGCCCGTGATGAACCGCAGCTATCGGATAAGAACCGACGCTGGTTGATGCGTCTGTATCAGGGTGCTTGGAAGCGTGGTGTGACCGCTGGCGGTTGCCGAAATAACCCGGATTCCTTCCACATCAACCCGCAGCTACAGCTCTTCCTAAGCGAAAAAGAGGATGTGATAATCTCGGTTAACCAGCACAGTGTTCTGGAGCCCAAAGTCATTGGTTTTACAGTGTATAACCTCAACAATG TTCAAAACATCAACGGATGCCTctcgaaaaactttttcaagaagCACAAGAGTCTCGTCAATTCCCAGTATACTAATTCGCGCCAGATAAGTCACCGATGCTCGCTCGATGCGGGCCGCTATCTGATAATGTCTACCACCTTTGAGCCGTCCGAGGAAGCGTCGTTTAGTGTACGAGTTCTAGGGTCGACGATACGGTTAGCGTTGTTGGAAACCCAAACCATGCTACTTCTGGATCCGTTTCCGCTGTTGAACTccaatgcaaaaatttcaatggattcagCTAACAACAACGTTTCGGCCGCAACCAGCACAGCCCAGTACGAACCAGTCTTCATGCAACTGGCAGATGACCAGAG AACCTTGAACTGTTTCGACCTGCAAGAGCTTTTGGAGGCGTGCCTACCCAACGATTACATCAGAAGTTGTGCCAGTCTTGAAGTGTGCCGACAAGTTGTGTGCCTCATGGAT aaatctaaCCGAGGGCGCATAAATTTCaacgatttcaacaaatttatggtTAATCTAAAAACCTGGTGGGGTGTATTCAAGATGCACACCAAGGAGAAATCTGGTATCCTACGAGCGGAACGGTTTCGAGATGCGCTGTACGACGTTGGTTTTCAGCTGAGCACCGACATCGTGTCCATACTTATTCTAAG GTATATGAGGAGAGACGGGACTCTGCGATTGTCGGATTTCATCTCGGCAATTTTGCACCTCACAATGGCCTTCGAACTGTTCAAGGCGAAAGACACTAATCAAGACGGAGTGATCAGTATGGGGATGACAGAG TTCATCAAATCAGTGTTCATGTGctga
- the LOC129743983 gene encoding glycosyltransferase 25 family member, whose product MKLLNFTLLLALFVILGSIRADISYQNPKILIVTLIRNKEHTLPYFFSYLEDLEYPKDRISLWIRSDHNEDRSIDITKAWLKRVSSQYHSVDFGYRSDVELRPDEKSITHWSEQRFADVIRLKEEALDRARTMWSDYVFFLDADVLLTNRKSLMKLVHLNLPIVAPMLQSEGLYSNFWCGMTSDYYYQRTDEYKEILNYEKTGQFAVPMVHSAVMVNVNILQSLNLTFDSKRLPAGRYNGPIDDIIIFAMSANYSDILMYISNSLYYGHILVPLEQGETIEKDVEQFTNIKINIINEYGELNLKSDLKIFVRSESKDKMDLSHIYMINLERRSERRRKMFNNFDELGLEVEYFPAVDGKKLTDEKLVKIGIEFLPGYVDPYHKRPMTMGEIGCFLSHYYIWDKMVELNQQEVLILEDDIRFEPYFKKRVYQLLDETRRIGGWDLIYFGRKRLQEDDEKWVDGADYLVKAGYSYWTLGYLISLSGAKKLLSENPLKKLVPVDEYIPIMFDNHPNETWVNQFKNRNLVAWSAAPLLLYPTHYTGDDGYISDTEDSTRIDNLIKANNNTANDADATAEKKGDKEQLSNKVLAESTLSRNQEHDLNVKNRRNEL is encoded by the exons atgaaGCTACTAAATTTCACCTTACTACTAGCACTTTTTGTTATACTCGGTAGCATTCGTGCGGATATCAGCTACCAGAATCCGAAAATTCTAATCGTCACATTAATCAGAAACAAGGAACATACATTACCGTACTTCTTCTCTTATCTGGAAGATTTAGAATACCCCAAAGATCGTATTTCGTTGTG GATACGATCAGACCATAATGAGGATAGGAGTATCGATATAACAAAAGCTTGGCTTAAACGTGTCAGCAGTCAGTACCACAGTGTGGATTTTGGCTATCGCAGCGACGTGGAACTCCGACCAGATGAGAAAAGTATCACCCACTGGTCAGAGCAGCGATTCGCCGATGTCATCCGGCTGAAAGAAGAAGCGCTCGACAGAGCACGAACGATGTGGTCGGACTATGTTTTT tTTCTCGATGCGGATGTTCTTCTAACTAATAGAAAATCACTTATGAAACTAGTACACCTCAATCTTCCCATAGTGGCTCCGATGCTTCAATCAGAAGGCCTCTATTCCAACTTTTGGTGTGGAATGACGTCCGATTACTATTACCAGCGCACCGATGAATACAAGGAAATTCTGAACTACGAAAAGACCGGACAATTTGCGGTACCGATGGTCCACAGCGCGGTGATGGTCAACGTAAACATTTTGCAGTCGCTTAACTTGACGTTCGACAGTAAACGCCTTCCAGCAGGACGTTATAATGGTCCTATAGATGatattatcatttttgccatGTCGGCTAACTACAGTGACATTCTGATGTACATATCGAACTCATTATACTATGGGCACATTTTGGTGCCTTTGGAGCAAGGCGAAACAATCGAAAAAGACGTTGAACAGTTTACcaatatcaaaataaatatcATCAATGAGTATGGTGAACTAAATCTCAAGagtgacttgaaaattttcgttcGAAGTGAATCAAA AGACAAAATGGATCTTTCGCATATTTATATGATAAATTTGGAACGCCGTTCAGAGCGTCGGaggaaaatgttcaacaatttTGATGAGTTGGGATTGGAGGTCGAATATTTTCCTGCAGTTGACGGCAAAAAATTGACCGAtgaaaaattggtcaaaattggGATCGAGTTTCTGCCAGGATACGTTGATCCGTATCATAAAAG GCCAATGACTATGGGTGAAATCGGTTGTTTTCTAAGTCATTATTACATTTGGGATAAAATGGTAGAACTAAATCAGCAAGAAGTACTTATTCTGGAGGATGACATCAGGTTTGAGCCGTACTTCAAAAAACGAGTATATCAACTATTAGATGAAACGCGTCGTATCGGGGGATGGGATTTAATATATTTTGGGCGTAAACGGCTGCAAGAGGACGACGAGAAGTGGGTTGACGGAGCAGATTACCTAGTGAAAGCTGGATACTCCTACTGGACCCTGGGATATCTGATTTCATTGAGTGGTGCCAAAAAGTTGCTTTCAGAGAATCCTTTGAAAAAACTAGTTCCTGTAGATGAGTACATTCCTATAATGTTCGATAATCACCCGAATGAGACATGGGTTAATCAGTTTAAAAATCGGAATCTAGTCGCATGGAGTGCAGCGCCTCTCTTGCTTTATCCTACGCATTATACCGGGGACGATGGGTACATTTCAGATACCGAGGACTCGACTCGAATTGACAATCTTATTAAAGCTAACAACAACACCGCCAACGATGCAGATGCTACGGCAGAAAAGAAAGGCGATAAGGAGCAGCTTAGCAATAAAGTTCTGGCTGAATCAACACTGTCCAGAAATCAGGAACATGATCTGAATGTTAAAAACAGGCGTAACGAGCTTTAG
- the LOC129743984 gene encoding zinc finger protein 420-like: MAANENNGSFPTNVTVLQYLLENDTAKSATKTNGLSDQSEAVADLSSASDELDESDFEEYENTERSNAEPVKVFECPVPDCNKVYLQQEHLKAHEKIHSGEFICKWVSGPDEQETSAAGSSGLKFLLENEDVELVYDEEDEDEAVLYGSDVESSNLLHTGLLEVESEDQSSSENELLSEDMSMSEVTTSNQLNNRDGNKLIRVFDAEVDTKNNLVVLEEDPEEHIYLNNQPMRISSKKARNFPCPWEGCEKTYTKSSHITVHMRTHTGDLPYVCSWEGCNMKFSRSESLSRHYRKHSDERNHICPHCPAKFLRSDHLFKHIKTHRPPEEMLEKQPAEEEIKQNKPKKPTSTKLSAISIRKANKSHLKQASPLNKTTERNFQCGFAGCTKSYTRASHLKAHEILHSESQPFRCPWEDCNQSFARSFELSRHRRQHTGEKKFVCHICQQAFARSDHLSMHVKRHIYTIKEDID; encoded by the exons ATGGCTGCAAACGAAAACAACGGCTCGTTTCCCACAAATGTGACAGTACTACAGTATTTATTAGAAAATGATACGGCAAAAAGTGCAACTAAAACTAACGGATTGTCCGACCAATCAGAAGCCGTTGCAGATCTTTCTTCAGCTAGTGATGAATTGGATGAATCAGATTTCGAAGAATACGAAAACACGGAGAGATCGAACGCCGAGCCGGTCAAAGTCTTCGAATGCCCCGTACCCGATTGCAATAAAGTATACCTTCAGCAAGAGCACCTGAAAGCCCACGAAAAAATACATTCAGGTGAGTTTATTTGCAAATGGGTATCGGGACCAGACGAACAAGAAACTTCGGCAGCTGGAAGTAGTGGATTAAAATTTCTTCTTGAAAATGAGGACGTCGAACTAGTTTACGATGAGGAGGATGAAGACGAAGCAGTTCTGTATGGTTCGGATGTCGAAAGTTCTAATTTATTGCACACAGGGTTACTCGAAGTTGAGTCAGAGGACCAATCATCTTCGGAAAACGAATTGTTATCGGAAGATATGTCAATGTCAGAGGTAACGACTTCGAACCAACTAAACAATAGAGATGGGAACAAGTTAATTCGAGTTTTCGATGCCGAAGTGGATACAAAGAACAACTTAGTTGTTTTAGAAGAAGATCCGGAAGAacatatttatttgaataatcaacCAATGCGCATTTCCTCCAAAAAGGCTCGCAACTTTCCATGTCCTTGGGAAGGGTGTGAGAAAACCTACACAAAATCTTCGCATATCACGGTTCATATGAGAACTCATACAGGAGATTTACCGTACGTTTGCAGTTGGGAGGGATGCAATATGAAGTTTTCACGTTCAGAATCGCTCTCCAGGCATTATAGGAAACATTCCGACGAGAGAAATCATATCTGTCCACATTGTCCTGCCAAATTTCTTCGAAGTGATCATCTTTTCAAACACATTAAAACGCACAGACCTCCCGAGGAAATGTTGGAAAAACAACCGGCTGAAGAAGAAATCAAACAGAACAAACCTAAAAAGCCAACATCTACTAAACTCTCTGCAATTTCAATTAGAAAGGCCAATAAATCACATTTAAAACAGGCTAGCCCTCTTAACAAGACAACCgaacggaattttcagtgcggcTTCGCTGGATGTACGAAAAGTTACACTAGGGCTAGCCATCTGAAGGCacatgaaattttgcacagcgAAAGTCAACCTTTTCGGTGTCCTTGGGAGGATTGTAATCAGTCTTTTGCGCGATCCTTCGAACTGTCCCGTCACCGAAGACAGCATACTGGCGAGAAGAAGTTCGTTTGCCACATCTGCCAGCAGGCTTTCGCTAGAAGCGATCATCTGTCGATGCACGTGAAGCGCCACATTTATACG ataaaggAGGATATTGACTGA
- the LOC129745068 gene encoding uncharacterized protein LOC129745068, translating to MEREFQPKTGTGPEADNDTTIVDQNSSCVACSKPDSFDDMVACDLCDSWWHQCCAGVTKSIKDRDWTCPRCLPVPSRANSIRSTSTVRKALLELKLQRLEEEKDLKRKQFEVKRKQFEVEQKQFEIELDQKCLDEKYRLLEAAAVDDDIDSEGSRQEYHRRRQRTEDWVSSRTSNVSERLEGAVGGVDEGRTDAQPIEAEQIQQVNSVVRELNSKVANCQKEPDPLYANLKVILKACQIQNNASVSGTPYTGTVPKSTRMLAPPIAPRTFEQYERREENVFPDSTEYSMQNQCSYRKHPQVEPGYNAPVPQHIAPERDVMPSNLTPSPQAGLSGNRIQHSSIVLSTPSASQIAARQALSRDLPIFSGNPADWPVFIANYNYTTEACGFNCGENMIRLQRCLKGPAYEAVRSKLVIPSLVPAVIDALEMRFGRPELLIETFINNVKSTTPPRADRLETLIDFGEKVQTLCDHIIAADLTDHLANPQLMKDLVEKLPPDYRMKWAEFREPLSKVNLQTFREFMNRIVKNAYRVTGARSFVEEMKSVKRDRGKNLNYSFIHSETGGSDSGQSAKVSADERKPIECAVCGKINHRARECEAFQALSVDERWTRVRNLGLCRTCLYGHGRRRCRSTKRCGINGCEKRHHPSLHSDRKSQDAATTTVASLHAAMNHQTDGADPTLFFRILPVTVYQGQHSIDTFAFVDEGSALSMMDTELADKLGLRGRKQPLCLTWTAQVSRTEQNSRRVSFEISGLGKPKRFRMTNVCTVDSLGLPVQSLPISDLQERYQYLRGIPVSGYQNAVPQILIGVDHLRLVVPLRVREGGQQEPTAVKTRLGWNIYGGQGNSKLFALNLHLCKFSCSTNFQNSIEGYSAIEEAKAEVKPTLHHVSDQDAPAVSFLKATTVRVNDPLLEASVGEQVDEQVRRSHAHSATVAELTIADPRKMLYLPLKLVANLRKPMKIRQPWAAAAPVDDIVPNTMLFEGSELLTSLLAILLHLRHHVVGVSDYTQKRCQQVNIRNENRDVQRFFWRKDPTREPEARLIDVIVPKYCDKILAGNFLTVEELKLISAKMTEVHRSGSAQPRNVSSNSTAEKDHHDERPKTTTYVSENEAATPVRILVEETKCETVTLFSKPKENILNRVQDSPKSTIRETIRCATLLFEVLRTLSLRIVRGEVLSRKWWWSGEGWKEERSDGSFNHWRKWLQTLLDVRRATIPEECTHDLLKRAWTKVKKKFEQFWRRWVLEYLPTLTKRTKWFNETRDIAVGDVVLIFNEGKRNSWERGLIVELIAASDGRIRQAWFRTGNGVYRKPIAKLAILEVSSRENGSRELPDCEGGSIVSNDEGVNEDSGSDETEASRRFHRGENVGKLVTVPVRGFCKSR from the coding sequence ATGGAACGAGAATTTCAACCCAAGACCGGAACTGGTCCGGAAGCTGACAACGACACCACTATTGTCGATCAAAACTCCAGCTGCGTGGCTTGCAGCAAACCAGACAGCTTTGACGATATGGTTGCCTGCGACTTGTGTGATTCCTGGTGGCATCAGTGTTGCGCGGGAGTAACCAAGTCAATTAAGGACCGTGATTGGACATGCCCCAGATGTTTGCCGGTTCCAAGTCGAGCAAACTCGATCAGATCCACTTCGACGGTGCGTAAGGCCCTCCTCGAACTTAAATTGCAACGACTCGAGGAAGAGAAGGATTTGAAACGGAAGCAGTTCGAAGTGAAACGGAAGCAGTTCGAAGTAGAACAGAAGCAGTTCGAAATTGAGCTAGATCAAAAGTGTTTAGACGAAAAATATCGTCTGCTGGAAGCTGCCGCGGTCGATGATGACATTGACAGCGAAGGAAGCCGCCAAGAATATCACCGTAGACGGCAACGAACGGAGGACTGGGTGTCCAGCAGAACAAGCAACGTTTCGGAAAGGCTCGAAGGAGCTGTTGGTGGTGTCGACGAGGGGCGTACCGACGCCCAGCCGATTGAAGCTGAACAGATTCAGCAAGTAAATAGTGTTGTTCGCGAGCTCAATAGCAAGGTGGCAAACTGCCAGAAGGAGCCGGATCCATTGTATGCGAACTTGAAAGTTATCCTGAAGGCGtgccaaattcaaaataacgcTTCAGTGAGTGGCACACCCTACACAGGCACAGTGCCAAAAAGCACCCGAATGCTGGCTCCGCCGATTGCTCCCCGTACATTCGAGCAGTATGAGCGTCGAGAAGAAAATGTCTTTCCTGACAGCACGGAATATTCTATGCAGAACCAATGTAGTTATCGGAAACATCCGCAGGTGGAACCCGGATATAACGCACCGGTGCCGCAACACATAGCACCCGAACGTGATGTAATGCCAAGCAATTTGACACCCTCGCCACAGGCAGGCTTGTCTGGCAATCGAATTCAACATTCGTCAATTGTTTTGAGCACACCATCGGCATCGCAGATTGCTGCCAGGCAGGCACTTTCGCGAGACCTCCCAATATTTTCCGGCAATCCAGCTGATTGGCCGGTGTTTATCGCCAACTACAATTATACCACAGAGGCGTGTGGATTCAACTGTGGAGAAAATATGATCCGCTTACAGCGTTGTCTGAAAGGTCCTGCGTACGAGGCAGTCAGAAGCAAGCTGGTCATACCGTCATTGGTTCCTGCGGTTATCGACGCGTTAGAGATGCGGTTTGGGCGTCCCGAATTGTTGATCGAGACTTTCATCAACAATGTGAAATCTACGACGCCACCCAGAGCGGATCGTTTGGAAACCCTAATAGATTTTGGGGAGAAGGTGCAGACTCTTTGCGACCACATAATTGCTGCCGATCTGACTGATCATTTGGCCAACCCGCAATTGATGAAGGATCTAGTTGAAAAATTGCCCCCTGACTACAGAATGAAGTGGGCCGAATTCCGTGAGCCACTGTCGAAAGTAAATTTGCAAACGTTCCGAGAATTTATGAATCGGATTGTCAAGAATGCTTACCGTGTAACTGGTGCAAGGTCGTTTGTTGAAGAGATGAAATCGGTGAAGCGCGACCGAGGAAAGAATCTAAACTACAGCTTCATACATTCCGAAACCGGGGGGAGTGACTCCGGCCAGTCAGCCAAAGTCTCAGCCGATGAGCGGAAGCCAATTGAATGTGCCGTTTGTGGGAAAATTAATCATCGAGCCAGGGAGTGCGAAGCATTCCAAGCGCTGTCCGTAGATGAACGCTGGACACGTGTACGGAATCTTGGACTCTGTCGTACGTGCCTTTACGGACATGGACGTCGCCGATGCAGGAGTACAAAACGCTGCGGAATCAATGGCTGTGAGAAACGGCATCATCCGTCGCTGCACTCCGACCGGAAATCACAAGATGCAGCTACGACGACGGTGGCGTCGCTGCATGCTGCTATGAACCACCAAACTGATGGTGCTGATCCAACATTATTCTTCAGAATTTTACCTGTGACGGTCTATCAAGGTCAACATTCTATCGACACATTCGCCTTTGTCGATGAGGGGTCGGCACTTAGTATGATGGATACCGAGCTAGCTGATAAGCTTGGACTTCGAGGACGAAAGCAACCACTTTGCCTTACGTGGACGGCACAAGTATCCAGAACTGAACAAAACTCCCGAAGAGTGTCATTTGAAATTTCTGGTCTGGGTAAACCGAAAAGGTTCCGAATGACAAATGTTTGCACCGTTGATTCATTGGGCCTGCCAGTGCAAAGTTTGCCCATCAGCGACTTGCAAGAACGATATCAATACCTTCGAGGGATTCCGGTTTCTGGCTACCAGAATGCAGTGCCCCAGATATTGATTGGCGTGGACCATCTGAGACTGGTCGTGCCTCTCAGAGTTCGAGAAGGAGGTCAGCAAGAACCAACTGCAGTTAAAACTCGTCTCGGTTGGAATATTTACGGAGGACAAGGAAATTCGAAGCTTTTCGCTTTGAATCTGCATCTGTGCAAATTTAGTTGCAgcacgaattttcaaaattcaattgaagGGTACTCTGCTATCGAAGAAGCAAAAGCAGAAGTTAAGCCCACATTGCATCATGTGTCAGACCAAGATGCCCCTGCAGTGTCTTTCTTGAAAGCCACAACTGTCCGTGTGAACGATCCATTGTTGGAGGCTAGCGTTGGAGAACAAGTCGACGAACAAGTAAGAAGAAGTCATGCGCATAGCGCTACCGTAGCCGAGCTGACAATAGCAGATCCGCGGAAGATGCTATATCTGCCACTCAAACTTGTGGCCAATCTGAGGAAGCCGATGAAAATCCGCCAGCCTTGGGCAGCTGCCGCTCCAGTGGATGATATCGTCCCGAATACCATGCTTTTCGAGGGCTCAGAACtcctgacatcactgctggcgATCTTATTGCATCTCCGGCATCATGTAGTTGGTGTGAGTGATTATACGCAAAAGAGATGTCAACAAGTTAATATTCGCAATGAAAATCGAGATGTCCAACGATTTTTCTGGCGTAAGGATCCGACCAGGGAACCAGAAGCGCGTTTAATAGATGTGATTGTTCCTAAATATTGCGACAAAATCCTTGCTGGCAATTTTCTGACCGTTGAGGAGCTAAAGCTGATTTCTGCTAAGATGACGGAAGTGCACCGAAGTGGCAGCGCCCAGCCGCGAAACGTTAGCTCCAATAGTACGGCAGAAAAGGATCATCATGATGAACGACCTAAGACGACAACTTATGTCAGTGAAAACGAAGCGGCTACACCAGTACGAATTTTAGTGGAAGAGACGAAATGTGAAACCGTCACTTTGTTCTCCAAGCCGAAAGAGAATATTTTGAACCGGGTGCAAGACAGTccgaaatcaactattcgagaGACCATTAGATGTGCGACGTTGCTTTTCGAGGTTCTTCGCACACTTTCTCTACGTATTGTTCGAGGAGAGGTTCTTAGCCGAAAATGGTGGTGGTCAGGCGAAGGATGGAAAGAAGAAAGAAGTGATGGTAGCTTCAATCATTGGCGAAAGTGGCTCCAAACTTTGTTGGACGTGCGACGGGCTACGATACCGGAAGAATGTACCCACGATCTCCTGAAACGAGCATGGACTAAGGTGAAAAAGAAATTCGAGCAGTTCTGGCGAAGGTGGGTTTTGGAGTACCTGCCAACACTAACCAAACGTACTAAGTGGTTCAATGAAACGAGAGATATTGCGGTAGGAGATGTGGTACTCATATTCAATGAAGGAAAGCGGAATTCCTGGGAGCGAGGATTGATCGTAGAACTCATCGCTGCATCGGATGGACGGATTCGACAAGCCTGGTTTCGAACGGGCAATGGTGTATATCGGAAGCCGATTGCTAAGCTAGCAATCCTTGAAGTGTCGTCTCGAGAAAATGGTTCCAGAGAGTTGCCTGACTGCGAAGGTGGCTCCATAGTGAGCAACGATGAAGGCGTGAACGAGGATTCCGGAAGTGATGAAACCGAGGCCAGCCGTAGGTTCCATCGGGGGGAGAATGTTGGAAAACTGGTCACCGTGCCAGTCCGCGGTTTTTGCAAAAGTCGCTGA
- the LOC129745070 gene encoding uncharacterized protein C16orf52 homolog A gives MDKLTTISAALFMAADVCAIVSLAMPDWIVTTVGGETRLGLMWTCMTLYNRPQVCFTPELQPEWLIALICIFVGCICITTTIILLASSNWDRNVIPYARWVGFTAMVLFCLAAVIFPLGFHVDEIGGQPYHLPHSHHVGISYIMFVLALWITVISELFAEKVCLPQF, from the exons ATGGACAAATTAACGACAATTAGTGCTGCACTTTTCATGGCCGCAGATGTATGTGCCATTGTGAGCTTGGCAATGCCTGATTGGATAGTCACAACCGTGGGTG GAGAAACAAGGCTTGGTCTTATGTGGACCTGTATGACCTTATACAATCGACCACAGGTATGCTTCACTCCGGAACTTCAACCGGAATGGCTGATCGCTTTGATCTGTATCTTTGTCGGCTGTATCTGCATTACAACTACCATCATCCTGTTGGCATCTAGCAACTGGGACCGGAATGTAATTCCCTACGCTCGTTGGGTTGGATTTACAGCTA TGGTTCTTTTCTGCCTGGCCGCTGTCATATTTCCACTGGGATTCCATGTCGACGAAATCGGTGGGCAACCGTATCATCTACCACATTCGCACCATGTCGGGATATCGTACATCATGTTCGTTCTAGCTCTCTGGATTACGGTGATTTCGGAATTGTTTGCGGAAAAAGTTTGTCttccacaattttaa